One window from the genome of Sandaracinaceae bacterium encodes:
- a CDS encoding DUF58 domain-containing protein, which yields MSQRAPRRRRFSLTRQGKGYVFVTIGVGIAAVNTGNNLLYLILGLLLSLLLVSGTLSDLALYQLRAKRRLPVRLYVGRSHDVEVTLENQKRVLPSFSLEVREEAVGGHPPEPSPPLGRRGHPTEPPPPFHGRGAYVVRVPAGTRVTVTTTLTPERRGLHVLGRLLVTTRYPFGLIEKVSRRGHAEEVLVYPEVREVSLPAFPPHQLGLADATTRRGHGPDTLGLRAHRVEDEARDIHWRRSASFGRLVSRERAAEADRSLTLALDERPPTDPAQRALWDAAFEVAVSECASLAVASLAHGISVAVRAEGSESPRVDAGGVPDPLLRYLALLQPLDAAGQSPVGAAGHPARRDAGILLRIPIEPAERPAAPAVPALEPGPTRGGRAA from the coding sequence ATGAGCCAGCGCGCCCCACGACGCAGGCGCTTCTCCCTCACCCGGCAGGGCAAGGGCTACGTGTTCGTCACGATCGGGGTGGGCATCGCGGCGGTCAACACGGGCAACAACCTGCTCTACTTGATCCTGGGCCTGCTCCTGAGCTTGTTGCTGGTGAGCGGCACGCTCAGTGACCTCGCGCTGTACCAGCTGCGCGCCAAGCGGCGGCTCCCCGTGCGGCTCTACGTCGGTCGCTCCCACGACGTGGAGGTCACGCTCGAGAACCAGAAGCGTGTGCTGCCCAGCTTTTCGCTCGAGGTCCGCGAGGAGGCCGTCGGAGGACACCCACCCGAGCCGTCGCCACCCCTCGGCCGCCGAGGACACCCAACCGAGCCGCCCCCGCCCTTCCACGGCCGCGGCGCCTACGTGGTCCGCGTCCCCGCTGGCACGCGCGTCACCGTCACCACCACGCTGACCCCCGAGCGCCGCGGCCTCCACGTGCTCGGCAGACTCCTGGTCACCACGCGCTACCCCTTTGGCCTGATCGAGAAGGTCAGCCGGCGCGGTCACGCCGAGGAGGTGCTCGTCTACCCCGAGGTCCGCGAGGTGTCGCTGCCGGCGTTCCCGCCCCATCAGCTGGGCCTGGCGGACGCCACCACCCGCCGCGGTCACGGGCCAGACACCCTCGGCCTCCGTGCGCACCGCGTGGAAGACGAGGCCCGCGACATCCACTGGCGCCGCAGCGCCAGCTTCGGGCGCCTGGTCTCGCGCGAGCGCGCCGCCGAGGCCGACCGCTCGCTCACCCTGGCCCTCGACGAGCGCCCTCCCACGGACCCCGCTCAGCGCGCCCTGTGGGACGCCGCGTTCGAGGTCGCCGTGTCGGAGTGCGCGTCCCTCGCCGTCGCGTCGCTCGCGCACGGCATCTCGGTGGCTGTCCGCGCCGAGGGCTCCGAGAGCCCGCGCGTGGATGCGGGTGGCGTGCCGGACCCCCTGCTCCGCTACCTCGCCCTGCTCCAGCCCCTCGACGCAGCGGGACAGTCACCCGTGGGCGCCGCGGGACACCCTGCCCGGCGTGATGCTGGCATCCTGCTCCGAATCCCCATCGAGCCAGCCGAGCGGCCTGCGGCCCCGGCGGTGCCAGCACTCGAACCCGGACCCACGCGGGGAGGCCGCGCGGCGTGA
- a CDS encoding DUF3368 domain-containing protein has translation MLHAVQSASWLELAADPEIHDLKLAPGETAAILLAEAMSADALLIDERRGRAVASSRGIAVIGTLGIVAGARRRGLIESAGPVIAELRVDGFWLADAVVTALLRELGEAP, from the coding sequence GTGCTGCATGCGGTCCAGTCAGCGTCCTGGCTCGAGTTGGCAGCAGACCCTGAAATCCATGACCTGAAGCTGGCCCCCGGCGAGACAGCTGCGATTCTCCTCGCGGAGGCGATGTCAGCGGATGCGCTGCTCATCGACGAGCGGCGGGGCCGCGCGGTCGCCAGCTCACGGGGCATCGCTGTGATCGGGACGCTCGGAATCGTCGCGGGCGCTAGGCGCCGCGGTCTGATCGAGTCGGCCGGCCCCGTCATCGCCGAGCTGCGTGTCGACGGGTTCTGGCTCGCGGATGCGGTGGTGACGGCGCTGCTTCGCGAGCTGGGGGAGGCGCCATGA
- a CDS encoding DUF3488 domain-containing protein, translating into MSFIRLHKLITYIVASVGLFALTLGGVMRPPLVALMGVLVVASWFVDERRFLPARWSRTITAMMAALAVVQVARGFTDVSILTLSVEFVGALQVSRLYHRRSALDYQHIAVLAIIHLLAATILSSGLDYAVIFFLYVIATPWILALNHLRGEIESQHALPGATITDGPSPEAVGWMQRPLVGGGFLAGTALLSLPLFIVTALFFLLFPRVGIGFLSLGDGDSETVVGFGGDVELGGFGVIRDDPTVVMRVTPQPLPTNPPAYWPLRMRGTSFDHYEAGHWTRRLDVRERLVDIGERFMLRRRPLDGDIHLSVIVDPLDEPVVFLPERTVAVDVAPRVSNGVIVFRSLELRTGLDLRYLEPDGLPFAYEAIAAPDDASNAARDSIWVRPGLGLQLSEREAPAYLQLPAGQERIEALAREVVGDATTPAAMARRVERYLRDSGTFAYTLTQPDTTGRDPLHVFLFEARAGHCEYFSTAMAVMLRTVGVPTRNVTGFVGGQYNRFGQYYGIRNGDAHSWVEAYIDGDWRTFDPTPVARGLSGPTEVPVLTPLREMMDALRTAWQRRIVGYDLRSQVAGLRAIGRFFRSMGVLGGDDDQASRDPELSALSSRSRGATLLATASLALIALVIGLTWRQRSRTRTNPLSPDALRAQALYRVMERRLARVGVPRPPARTPTRHAESLVREGRAGADVVTAITEAYVAARFGTAGLSASDAKRWRRRLHEVR; encoded by the coding sequence GTGAGCTTCATCCGCCTCCACAAGCTCATCACGTACATCGTCGCGAGCGTGGGCCTCTTCGCGCTCACGCTGGGCGGGGTCATGCGCCCGCCGCTCGTCGCGCTGATGGGTGTCCTCGTCGTGGCCAGCTGGTTCGTGGACGAGCGCCGCTTCCTCCCCGCGCGCTGGTCGCGCACCATCACCGCCATGATGGCCGCCCTGGCCGTGGTGCAGGTGGCGCGCGGCTTCACGGACGTCTCCATCCTCACCCTCTCGGTCGAGTTCGTCGGGGCGCTGCAGGTGTCCCGCCTCTACCACCGCCGCTCTGCGCTCGACTACCAGCACATCGCGGTCTTGGCCATCATCCACCTCCTCGCGGCGACCATCCTCTCGAGCGGGCTCGACTACGCGGTCATCTTCTTCCTGTACGTGATCGCCACGCCCTGGATCCTGGCGCTCAACCACCTGCGCGGCGAGATCGAGAGTCAACACGCGCTGCCCGGCGCCACCATCACGGATGGCCCGTCACCCGAGGCCGTGGGGTGGATGCAACGTCCCCTCGTGGGTGGGGGGTTCCTCGCGGGCACAGCGCTGCTCTCGCTGCCGCTGTTCATCGTCACGGCGCTGTTCTTCTTGCTCTTCCCGCGCGTCGGCATCGGGTTCCTCTCGCTGGGCGACGGCGACTCCGAGACCGTGGTCGGCTTCGGCGGGGACGTGGAGCTCGGCGGCTTCGGGGTGATTCGCGACGATCCCACGGTGGTCATGCGGGTGACCCCGCAGCCGCTGCCGACGAATCCCCCAGCCTACTGGCCGCTGCGCATGCGCGGGACGTCGTTCGATCACTACGAGGCAGGTCACTGGACCCGGCGGCTCGATGTGCGTGAGCGCCTGGTCGACATCGGCGAGCGCTTCATGCTGCGGCGCCGGCCGCTCGACGGGGACATCCACCTGAGCGTCATCGTCGACCCGCTGGACGAGCCCGTGGTGTTCCTGCCCGAGCGTACCGTCGCCGTCGACGTCGCCCCGCGCGTGTCCAACGGGGTGATCGTCTTTCGCAGCCTCGAGCTGCGTACAGGGCTCGATTTGCGCTACCTCGAGCCGGACGGCCTGCCGTTCGCGTACGAGGCCATTGCCGCGCCGGACGATGCTTCGAACGCCGCCCGCGATAGCATCTGGGTCCGACCCGGGCTGGGACTCCAGCTGAGTGAGCGCGAGGCCCCCGCTTACCTGCAGCTCCCGGCGGGCCAAGAGCGCATCGAGGCCCTGGCGCGCGAGGTGGTGGGCGACGCGACCACGCCCGCGGCGATGGCGCGCCGGGTGGAGCGCTACCTGCGTGACTCGGGCACGTTCGCCTACACGCTGACGCAGCCCGACACCACGGGGCGCGACCCACTCCACGTCTTCCTCTTCGAGGCGCGTGCCGGCCACTGCGAGTACTTCTCGACCGCCATGGCCGTGATGCTCCGAACGGTGGGGGTCCCCACACGGAACGTCACCGGCTTCGTGGGCGGGCAGTACAACCGCTTCGGGCAGTACTACGGGATTCGCAATGGTGACGCCCACAGCTGGGTCGAGGCGTACATCGACGGCGACTGGCGGACGTTCGACCCCACGCCGGTGGCGCGTGGGCTGAGCGGCCCTACCGAGGTCCCCGTCCTGACGCCCCTGCGCGAGATGATGGATGCGCTTCGCACGGCCTGGCAGCGGCGCATCGTCGGCTACGACCTGCGCTCGCAGGTGGCGGGGCTACGCGCCATCGGGCGCTTCTTCCGCTCGATGGGTGTCCTCGGAGGCGACGACGACCAAGCGTCCCGCGACCCCGAGCTGTCGGCGCTCTCCTCCCGTTCGCGCGGAGCCACGCTCTTGGCCACCGCGTCCCTCGCGTTGATCGCCCTGGTCATCGGGCTGACCTGGCGGCAGCGGTCCCGAACGCGCACCAACCCGCTGTCCCCCGATGCGCTGCGCGCGCAGGCCTTGTACCGGGTCATGGAGCGCCGCCTGGCTCGCGTGGGTGTCCCCCGACCCCCTGCGAGGACACCCACCCGACACGCCGAGAGCCTGGTCCGGGAAGGGCGCGCAGGCGCGGACGTGGTCACCGCCATCACCGAGGCTTACGTGGCGGCCCGCTTCGGCACGGCCGGACTCAGCGCGAGCGACGCCAAGCGTTGGAGGCGCAGGCTGCACGAGGTGCGCTGA
- a CDS encoding antibiotic biosynthesis monooxygenase: MIVVTNRIPVAEGHEIDFEDRFRKRVHLVDQSPGFVRNEVHRPRPVKFSHETGGFEPDPEAAGYYEVKTWWRSLADFTAWTKSEAFREAHRNRAPQEMFRGPNVLEVHECFLSTDLEV; encoded by the coding sequence ATGATCGTCGTCACCAATCGCATCCCCGTGGCCGAGGGCCACGAGATCGACTTCGAGGACCGCTTCCGCAAGCGCGTCCACCTGGTCGACCAGAGCCCGGGCTTCGTCCGCAACGAGGTGCATCGCCCGCGCCCCGTGAAGTTCTCGCACGAGACGGGCGGCTTCGAGCCCGACCCGGAGGCCGCCGGCTACTACGAGGTCAAGACCTGGTGGCGCTCGCTCGCCGATTTCACCGCCTGGACCAAGAGCGAGGCGTTCCGCGAGGCCCACCGCAACCGTGCGCCGCAGGAGATGTTCCGCGGGCCCAACGTGCTGGAGGTGCACGAGTGCTTCCTGAGCACGGACCTCGAGGTCTAG
- a CDS encoding acyl-protein synthetase, which translates to MSPTHETARAELAGRISAFIASGASGTSGDTHPTGAKVASQDTHLDSLLRDLAAFQAEHVEPYQRLCQAQDGRPHPLGWAPAMPTDVFRYTRVAAHPSSEDTHLFRTSGTTSGARGTHAFRDLALYDAAAEAHARRMLFPDVPRMALVMLAAHPVRVPESSLSYMLERFETWFGTGPATWCMRDDTLDHAALTAALLTAQQAGTPVALLGTSFAFVFAEDALDTHRFELPAGSRIMQTGGYKGRSREVEPATLRQLLSARYAIPEDFIVAEYGMTELSSQLYEASLSDRVAGHPQPRRHLVPPPWVRATPVDPETLAPVPQGQVGVLRIDDAANLDSVSAILTSDLASAARDGARGVDLHGRASGATLRGCSLAVEEALSARGRD; encoded by the coding sequence GTGAGCCCCACCCACGAGACCGCACGAGCCGAGCTGGCCGGGCGAATCTCCGCCTTCATCGCGTCGGGCGCCTCGGGCACCTCGGGGGACACCCACCCAACGGGCGCGAAGGTGGCCTCGCAGGACACCCACCTGGACTCCCTCCTCCGCGACCTGGCGGCCTTCCAAGCCGAGCACGTCGAGCCGTACCAGCGCCTCTGTCAGGCACAAGACGGCCGCCCTCACCCGCTCGGTTGGGCGCCGGCCATGCCCACCGACGTGTTCCGCTACACCCGCGTGGCGGCACATCCGTCCTCCGAGGACACCCACCTGTTCCGCACCTCCGGGACCACCAGTGGCGCCCGGGGCACCCACGCCTTCCGCGATCTCGCGCTCTATGACGCGGCCGCCGAGGCGCACGCGCGCCGCATGCTCTTCCCCGACGTGCCACGCATGGCGCTGGTGATGCTGGCCGCCCATCCGGTGCGTGTCCCCGAGAGCTCCCTCTCCTACATGCTCGAGCGCTTCGAGACGTGGTTCGGGACCGGTCCCGCCACCTGGTGCATGCGCGACGACACCCTCGACCACGCCGCGCTGACAGCCGCCCTGCTGACGGCTCAGCAAGCGGGAACCCCCGTCGCGCTGCTGGGCACCTCGTTCGCGTTCGTGTTCGCCGAGGACGCGCTCGACACCCACCGCTTCGAGCTTCCCGCGGGCAGCCGCATCATGCAGACGGGGGGCTACAAGGGGCGCTCGCGCGAGGTCGAGCCCGCCACGCTGCGGCAGCTCCTGAGCGCGCGCTACGCCATCCCGGAGGACTTCATCGTGGCGGAGTACGGCATGACCGAGCTCAGCTCACAGCTGTACGAGGCCTCCCTGAGCGACCGCGTCGCGGGCCACCCGCAGCCTCGTCGCCACTTGGTCCCGCCGCCCTGGGTGCGCGCCACGCCCGTGGACCCCGAGACCCTGGCGCCCGTCCCACAGGGTCAGGTGGGTGTCCTCCGTATCGACGACGCCGCCAACCTGGACTCGGTGTCGGCCATCCTGACCTCGGACCTCGCGTCCGCCGCGCGAGACGGTGCTCGCGGGGTGGACCTCCACGGGCGGGCGTCGGGTGCCACGCTGCGGGGCTGTTCACTGGCCGTCGAGGAGGCGCTGAGTGCTCGTGGGCGTGACTGA
- a CDS encoding leucyl aminopeptidase has protein sequence MRISLSDVSLQQAPVDILVVGVRSTNPKKDALLDKVEKAAGGTLIARAIKDEGFEAKSGQSLKLAVGGRLKAGWVVLVGLDGKASAEDARTLGIRAVRAAKQQKSVAIVLPNDTAEEARLAVEGLLSAAYLYETYKTGSRRAKGGVKSALILTADKKRADLRDALRDGKALGEAVNLARDLVNGPPNDIHPVALADAAKSACAAAAEEVKDGTLTCKVYDEKWMTKERMALFLAVNMGSTTPPRVAHMVYKPANAKKRVVFVGKGLTFDAGGLCIKPAASMGDMKCDMAGAAVTIGIVVAAARMGLPIEVHGVIGTTENLLGASAFRPSDVYTSREGKTVEIINTDAEGRLVLADILHWATELEPDYLIDHATLTGACMVALGQYRAGLYGNDDELAEGYMGAAKTSGEQYWRMPLDADLKSSLKSDIADLKHTGSRYGGSITAALFLQEFIGKTKWLHLDIAGPAYVDHAHGRYPKGGTGFGIATGVSFLERLAAEPPSA, from the coding sequence ATGCGCATCTCGCTCTCCGACGTCTCGCTCCAGCAAGCCCCGGTCGACATCTTGGTGGTCGGCGTGCGCTCGACCAACCCCAAGAAGGACGCTCTGCTCGACAAGGTCGAGAAGGCGGCCGGGGGCACGTTGATCGCGCGCGCCATCAAGGACGAGGGCTTCGAGGCGAAGTCCGGGCAGTCGCTGAAGCTGGCCGTCGGCGGTCGCCTCAAGGCCGGCTGGGTGGTGCTGGTTGGGCTCGACGGCAAGGCCAGCGCCGAGGACGCGCGGACGCTGGGCATCCGTGCGGTGCGCGCGGCGAAGCAGCAGAAGAGCGTGGCCATCGTGCTGCCCAACGACACGGCCGAAGAGGCTCGCCTGGCGGTGGAAGGGCTGCTCAGCGCAGCCTACTTGTACGAGACCTACAAGACCGGCAGCCGCCGCGCGAAGGGTGGCGTGAAGTCGGCGTTGATCCTGACCGCCGACAAGAAGCGCGCGGACCTGCGCGACGCGCTGCGCGACGGCAAGGCGCTGGGTGAGGCGGTCAACCTCGCGCGTGACCTGGTGAACGGGCCGCCGAACGACATCCACCCCGTGGCGCTGGCGGACGCGGCGAAGAGCGCGTGCGCGGCAGCCGCCGAAGAGGTCAAGGACGGCACGCTGACCTGCAAGGTGTACGACGAGAAGTGGATGACCAAGGAACGCATGGCGCTGTTCCTGGCGGTCAACATGGGCTCGACGACGCCGCCGCGGGTGGCGCACATGGTGTACAAGCCGGCCAACGCGAAGAAGCGCGTGGTGTTCGTGGGCAAGGGCCTCACGTTCGACGCGGGTGGTCTGTGCATCAAGCCTGCGGCGTCCATGGGCGACATGAAGTGCGACATGGCGGGCGCGGCGGTGACCATCGGCATCGTGGTCGCGGCGGCGCGCATGGGGCTGCCCATCGAGGTGCACGGGGTCATCGGGACCACCGAGAACCTGCTCGGCGCGTCGGCCTTCCGTCCGAGCGATGTGTACACGTCGCGCGAGGGCAAGACGGTGGAGATCATCAACACGGACGCCGAGGGCCGCTTGGTGCTGGCGGACATCCTGCACTGGGCCACCGAGCTCGAGCCGGACTACCTGATCGACCACGCCACGCTGACGGGCGCGTGCATGGTGGCGCTCGGACAGTACCGGGCGGGGCTCTACGGCAACGACGACGAGCTCGCCGAGGGCTACATGGGCGCGGCCAAGACCAGCGGCGAGCAGTATTGGCGCATGCCGCTCGATGCGGACCTGAAGAGCTCGCTCAAGAGCGACATCGCGGACCTCAAGCACACGGGCTCGCGGTACGGCGGGTCGATCACGGCCGCGCTGTTCCTGCAGGAGTTCATCGGCAAGACCAAGTGGCTGCACCTCGACATCGCCGGACCGGCCTACGTGGACCACGCGCACGGGCGCTACCCGAAGGGCGGCACGGGCTTCGGCATCGCCACGGGCGTGAGCTTCCTGGAGCGGCTCGCCGCTGAGCCGCCAAGCGCTTGA
- a CDS encoding 6-carboxytetrahydropterin synthase — MYRSSKTFRGFSCAHRKWRHTGHCAHVHGYSREFTFWFESSTRDENGFVMEFGALKPLKAWLDQQFDHTLLLDTSDPLIPQFRDIEARGGARLNLLPDVSCEGTAHFVYEHAAAWIHEATRGRVWIVSVECRENEHNSAIFIAPLAQTSPR, encoded by the coding sequence GTGTACCGCTCTTCCAAGACGTTTCGTGGCTTCTCGTGCGCCCATCGCAAGTGGCGACACACCGGACACTGCGCCCACGTGCACGGCTACAGCCGCGAGTTCACGTTCTGGTTCGAGTCCAGCACCCGCGACGAGAACGGCTTCGTCATGGAGTTCGGCGCGCTCAAGCCGCTCAAGGCGTGGCTCGACCAGCAGTTCGACCACACCCTCCTGTTGGACACGAGCGACCCGTTGATCCCGCAGTTCCGGGACATCGAAGCGCGAGGTGGCGCCCGCTTGAACCTGCTGCCCGATGTCAGCTGCGAGGGCACGGCGCACTTCGTGTACGAGCACGCAGCAGCGTGGATTCACGAAGCGACGCGTGGTCGCGTCTGGATCGTGTCGGTCGAGTGCCGTGAGAACGAGCACAACTCGGCCATCTTCATCGCACCCCTGGCGCAGACGAGCCCGAGGTGA
- a CDS encoding aspartate aminotransferase family protein has protein sequence MSSSTCEGLRLPGIVSAVPGRRGLAWVDALARSECPAFTARRARRAELSGAPTDPIVWTAAVGANVEDADGNRYVDFTSGFGVAAVGHRHPRVVEAITAQSQRLIHGLGDVYPSDVKITLLERLAKLGPWRESRVILGLSGSDAIEAALKTAALATGRPGVVGFEGGYHGLAHGPLALCGYSEGFRRPFAAQLNPHAHIVPWPAESCPLEDALAPVRRLFEGHPSERPGAILVEPIQGRGGVRIPPRGFLEALQGVCEQHGALLIADEILTGLGRCGELLYSLRETEPHIICIGKALGGGLPVSACLGDAAVMQAWGAPEGEALHTGTFFGHPLGAAAALAVLDVLDSEDLIARGAAAGVRLTEMLSERGLGPVRGAGLLLALHIGPAKRTLALVHALLQRGYLVLPAGADASVLQFVPPLTVTDEQLAGLVETLATVMGAP, from the coding sequence GTGAGCTCGAGCACGTGCGAAGGCCTGCGGCTGCCTGGCATCGTCAGCGCCGTGCCCGGCCGCCGCGGTCTTGCCTGGGTAGACGCGCTCGCGCGCTCGGAGTGCCCCGCCTTCACCGCGAGGCGAGCCCGACGTGCGGAGCTGAGCGGCGCCCCGACAGACCCCATCGTGTGGACCGCGGCCGTCGGAGCCAACGTGGAAGACGCCGACGGGAACCGCTACGTGGACTTCACCAGCGGCTTCGGTGTGGCGGCCGTGGGCCATCGGCACCCGCGTGTGGTCGAGGCGATCACCGCGCAGTCCCAGCGGCTCATCCATGGCCTCGGCGACGTTTACCCATCGGACGTGAAGATCACGTTGCTGGAGCGCCTGGCCAAGCTCGGTCCCTGGCGCGAGTCGCGCGTCATCCTCGGGCTCTCGGGCAGTGACGCCATCGAGGCCGCGCTCAAGACCGCTGCGCTCGCCACGGGTCGGCCCGGCGTCGTCGGCTTCGAGGGCGGGTACCACGGCCTGGCCCACGGCCCACTCGCGCTGTGTGGCTACTCGGAGGGCTTCCGGCGTCCCTTCGCGGCGCAGCTCAACCCGCACGCGCACATCGTTCCGTGGCCCGCAGAGTCCTGCCCGCTCGAAGACGCGCTCGCGCCCGTGCGGCGCCTCTTCGAGGGACACCCATCCGAGCGGCCCGGCGCCATCTTGGTGGAGCCCATCCAAGGTCGCGGCGGCGTGCGCATCCCGCCCCGCGGCTTCTTGGAAGCCCTCCAGGGCGTGTGTGAGCAGCACGGCGCGCTCCTGATCGCCGACGAGATCCTGACGGGCCTGGGCCGCTGCGGCGAGCTGCTGTACAGCCTGCGCGAGACGGAGCCGCACATCATCTGCATCGGGAAGGCGCTGGGAGGCGGTCTCCCGGTGTCCGCTTGCCTCGGCGACGCCGCCGTCATGCAGGCCTGGGGCGCGCCCGAAGGCGAGGCACTGCACACGGGGACGTTCTTTGGACACCCCCTGGGTGCGGCAGCCGCGCTGGCGGTGCTCGACGTGCTCGACAGTGAAGACCTGATCGCGCGTGGTGCGGCGGCAGGGGTCCGCCTGACCGAGATGCTGAGTGAGCGTGGCCTCGGCCCGGTGCGCGGTGCCGGGCTGCTGCTGGCGCTCCACATCGGCCCCGCCAAGCGAACGCTCGCGCTGGTGCACGCCCTCCTGCAGCGCGGGTACCTGGTGCTGCCCGCGGGCGCAGATGCGTCGGTGCTGCAGTTCGTTCCGCCGCTCACCGTCACGGACGAGCAGCTCGCAGGGCTGGTCGAGACCCTCGCCACCGTGATGGGTGCCCCTTGA
- a CDS encoding MoxR family ATPase translates to MSANPSSAASAATLSTRRLIQHVGTVLRGKDDVVRLAVTALLAGGHVLVEDVPGVGKTTLARALAASLGLEFRRLQFTSDLMPADVLGGNVYDPTSGTFRFRPGPVFTQLLLADEINRTTPKTQSALLEVMDERQVSVEGETHRLGEPFFVLATQNPDDFYGTYPLPESQLDRFLVRLRIGYPAPEVERALLRERDGSDPVARLGRCWSLEDLTVARAAVDEVRVDDAVLDYLHAVVLATREAPRLTLGASTRAALALERAVRAHALVQSRDYATPDDVQTLAVPVLAHRVRTTGDPLDRTLAEAAIRELLQTIPVPV, encoded by the coding sequence GTGTCCGCAAACCCCTCGTCCGCCGCGAGCGCGGCCACGTTGTCCACGCGTCGGCTGATCCAGCACGTCGGCACGGTCCTGCGCGGGAAGGACGACGTGGTGCGCTTGGCGGTGACCGCCCTCCTCGCAGGGGGTCACGTGCTGGTCGAGGACGTGCCCGGTGTGGGCAAGACCACGCTGGCCCGGGCGCTCGCGGCTTCCCTCGGGCTCGAGTTCCGGCGGCTGCAGTTCACGAGCGACCTGATGCCGGCCGATGTCCTCGGGGGCAACGTGTACGACCCGACCTCGGGCACGTTTCGCTTCCGCCCAGGGCCCGTGTTCACGCAGCTGCTGTTGGCGGACGAGATCAACCGCACCACGCCCAAGACGCAGAGCGCACTGTTGGAGGTCATGGACGAGCGCCAGGTGTCCGTGGAGGGTGAGACGCATCGCCTGGGTGAGCCCTTCTTCGTGCTGGCCACACAGAACCCCGACGACTTCTACGGCACCTACCCGCTGCCCGAGTCCCAGCTGGACCGCTTCCTGGTGCGGCTGCGCATCGGCTACCCCGCGCCCGAGGTAGAGCGTGCGCTGCTGCGCGAGCGCGACGGGAGTGACCCGGTGGCTCGCCTCGGACGCTGCTGGAGCCTCGAGGACCTCACGGTCGCGCGCGCTGCCGTGGACGAGGTGCGTGTGGACGACGCCGTGCTGGACTACCTCCATGCCGTGGTGCTCGCTACGCGCGAGGCCCCCCGGCTGACGCTCGGCGCCAGCACCCGCGCGGCGCTGGCCCTCGAGCGAGCGGTGCGCGCCCACGCGTTGGTGCAGTCGCGCGACTACGCCACCCCGGACGACGTTCAGACACTCGCGGTGCCCGTGCTGGCCCACCGCGTGCGCACCACTGGCGATCCACTCGATCGTACGCTGGCCGAGGCCGCCATCCGGGAGCTCCTGCAGACCATCCCCGTCCCGGTATGA